In the genome of Paenibacillus pabuli, one region contains:
- a CDS encoding GntR family transcriptional regulator → MTLVELVAGSNKGDKFELKWEGELLLKDEKPFYIIIKNQIREAIIRGEYPLGSRLPSVRELSAEFGCSLITTKRVYRDLAREGYILTSQGVGTFVYADEHKIAEDREHLITEAIVQAVEFGNRLNYSADQLQVIFLIALSRLP, encoded by the coding sequence ATGACGTTGGTCGAACTTGTTGCTGGTAGCAATAAGGGCGACAAGTTCGAGTTAAAATGGGAGGGGGAATTATTGCTCAAGGATGAAAAGCCTTTCTATATTATAATAAAAAATCAAATTCGCGAGGCCATTATTAGAGGAGAATATCCATTAGGATCTAGATTGCCGTCTGTCCGCGAGCTATCAGCCGAATTCGGTTGCAGTTTGATCACAACGAAAAGGGTATATCGAGACTTAGCACGCGAAGGATATATTTTGACCTCCCAAGGGGTGGGGACTTTTGTTTACGCAGACGAACATAAAATTGCGGAAGATAGGGAGCATCTCATAACTGAAGCTATTGTGCAGGCAGTTGAATTCGGAAATAGACTTAACTACTCAGCCGATCAATTGCAAGTTATATTTCTTATTGCGCTCTCGCGTTTGCCATGA
- a CDS encoding small multi-drug export protein produces MKELQEVYFNLIPGLEGNLFLQLLIFFALSVIPFFEMHGAIPIGVILGAPTLPVIIVTALGNWVSVMALIWVINMLRSKIVKKKKKKNEPSKRAIKAREYFDKYGVPGVSLAGILLSFHVAAGASLAAGANKNYVSLWITVSIALWSIVIGGLLMFGINFFN; encoded by the coding sequence ATGAAAGAATTACAAGAGGTTTATTTTAACTTAATACCGGGTCTAGAAGGGAATTTGTTTTTACAATTACTAATCTTCTTCGCCCTTTCTGTAATACCATTTTTTGAAATGCACGGTGCAATACCGATAGGGGTAATTCTAGGAGCGCCCACTCTACCAGTAATTATAGTAACAGCATTGGGAAACTGGGTATCTGTAATGGCTTTGATATGGGTTATTAATATGCTTCGTTCTAAGATAGTGAAGAAGAAAAAAAAGAAGAATGAGCCCAGTAAACGTGCTATAAAAGCAAGAGAATATTTCGATAAATATGGTGTTCCAGGGGTTTCTTTAGCAGGTATTCTCTTATCGTTTCACGTAGCAGCTGGTGCCTCTTTAGCAGCAGGAGCCAACAAAAACTATGTTAGCCTCTGGATAACAGTCTCTATTGCTCTATGGTCAATTGTTATAGGGGGTTTATTGATGTTTGGAATAAACTTTTTTAATTAA